From the genome of Adhaeribacter pallidiroseus:
GTTATTAACCGGTACTACTAAAAGAGGATTCGATCCGGAACCCGGCCCCCTGAAAAATGCTACGGACGCCCGCAATACCTATCATTTTATAGCCAGTGGTCAGTCTTCATTACCGGTGGATTCGATGGGTAATTTCTGGACCGGACAAAATGTTTTTAGCAGCGGAAATCTAAGATTAGATTTACTCCATAACTTTTTCTTGGAGTGTGGCGCTCGGGCTAACAAAATGCGCGTGTACGAAATGGTAACGGACCCAACGGCCCGCGAAATGGTAGGATACTTATTGGTTCGGGGTGGATTACACGTGGTGGCTTATGCCCGGGCATTGGAGCACTTAACTGGCTCCGATGTAACTAAATTAATTCCGGTACCCGAGCTTAGTAATAAAGCCTTCCCGGAAACCCGCAAATACGAAGCAAACGGCGTACACCGGATCTTATATACTTTCAGCCAGGAAGATTACCAAAAAGCCGGATTGGTATTTAATGGTCCGCACCCCGAAGATGGCCAGCCATTAGAGGTACGGTTTGGTGCGCCAGAAGGTGCTCCAGCCCCGGATTTAGATGAAGAGCCGCAATTAAACGCACCGGGCGCCGATGATTTCGACCCTGATATGTTTAAAGACATAGCTAAAAAAATGGGCATAAAATCCTAATAGCGACATTTTCTTCATACTAAAGGCACTATCATTAAACTTGGTAGTGTTTTTTTTATGTTTGAAAGTGTAAAATTAAGATTAGCGTTTTCACAGGTTATCAAGAAAATGGATGATCCTCTAATAAAAAACATGACCGAAAGTTGAATTTCGGTCATGTTTATGCTAAAGTCGTGGAGGGTTTTTGAACTATCACCTTAGGGAGGAATTAAGAATAAGTTTAAAGTTTTCATAAGAATGATTTTAGATGGTAAATGTTTGATTCGATAATTTTTTATTCTTTTTAACTTTATTTGGTACTAACCCAAATAGCACTAAAATTATATTAAGCTAATCTATACGCGATTATAAATTGTAAAAATTTAATATACAAATATTAAAACCTTTTATTTTGAAAAAATTAAACATAAATCTTTCTATTTTATCAATGTATGCTCAAAAAAATCTAATTAAAGCCAGAAATTAACCTACGTTTTTGTTTATAGACAAAGCTTAATATTAGAAGAAAACCGAAGGGTTCTAAGGTCTTATAAAGCAATTATTTGATTCTGGTCTGGTGAATATTTATTAGAAATATTCAATAATTTAAAATTTTGTTTACTAAGGTGTATTTCTATTAACTCAACCAGTTTTATTTTTTTGACCTGAAGGTTTAGCAGCAACACCAAAAAAATTAGCTAATCCAGGATCATTATGTAGGACCGAAGTATATGGCAAGAATGTTTAGTACCTAGTTCTAAAGAAACTAATTACAAAAACTTAATTTTTGTATAAAATTTTTTCAGAAACAAGGTTCCATTAGTTTAAACAAGGTTTTAAAGTAGGACATGTCAGGTAATTTATAATGCGATTAAGGAGCAACTAACAATCAACAAATACTTACTATCATTAGGCAGCAAGTAAAAATTCCGGCTAGCAGCTAAGTATAACCTAAAATGAAACGCCGCAAGTACCAGTAATAACACGTTCTTACCGAATTTATTAAGGTTATTTTGGTTAATATTTAACTATTGCTTTTAACGGTGTTGCTCGTACTTGTTTGGCACAAGCAGTTTTTTTAAATACCTAACTTCCTCTTTCGAAAGAACTTCGCTTGAATTAATGTGCAGTGCTTCTTGTAATTGATTGGTTGTACGAATACCTAAAACGGCTGAAGTTACTGCCGGGTGATCTAACACGTATTGGATAGTCGTTACGGTAGCGGTACGGTTTGGGATTAATGGATTTTTTACCGCCTCAACTACTTTTTTCACTTCTGCTTCCGAATAATTTAAGTAGTTTTTGGCGGGTTTACCGGCTAATAAACCTTGGGCCAAACCGCCGCGAGCCAATACTCCGATTTGGTTTCCTTGTAATAAATCTAAAACAGTCTCTTCCGGTCGTCGGTCCAGTAAGCTGTACTGCATCATCACGCTTACAATTTGCGACCGCTTCACATATTCCCGGATCACATTAGGCCGGATAGACGAAATGCCGTAATACCGGATTTTACCTTGTTTTTTTAAAATTTCGAAGGCCTCCATGGTTTCATCAATCGGGTCGTCGAGTGTTCCGCCGTGTAGTTGATATAAATCCAGGTAATCGGTTTGCAGGCGTTGCAAGCTGCCTTCAACGGCTTGCAGAATGTATTCTTTGCGTGGGTTCCAGTCCCAGCCACTACCATCTGGTCGCCATTGGTTGCCTACTTTAGTGGCCAGAATAACTTGATGCCGCTTGCCTAAAAAAGCTTTGCCCACCAATTTCTCATTTTCTCCCTGGTCGTATAAATCAGCGGTATCAAAATAGTTAATACCTTGGTGCAGTGCATCGTTTAACAAACGAATACTTTCTCCGGGAGTGGCCGTTGCTAAAGACATACAGCCGAAGCTAATCGTGCTAATTTTTAAATCTGAACGGCCTAAGTGCTTATATTGCATAATTACCTGATAATTAAAAGACAGCTATTTCTTAAAAGGTATAGGTTGTTCTGTTTCCAGTATAACCAAAGCAGCGTCTGCTGGGCTCCCGGCACCGGATTGTATTTGCTTTCTACCTATTAGTAATAATATTAATCCCAACACCGCGCATAATGCCATAACGCTAACCATAGGTAAAACGGTTTGATTGTGCAATACACTCACGGCCGCGGACGCTAAGGCGCCTGCCCCCATGCGCAAACACCCCAGTAAAGCCGAAGCACTACCAGCCTGCCGGGCAAAAGGCGCCAACGAAAGAGCCGAAGAATTAGGAACATTTAAACCCTGACCCGCTAAAAAAATAAAAATCAATAGGATTAATCCATACTTGCCGTACCAACCGGCCAAACTACCAATTACCAGCAAGCTACCAACCACCGTTTGTAAAGTTAAAGCAAAAGTAAGGAGTTGTTCACTTGAAAAGCGTTTTAACAAAGGTGTGTTTAATTGGGTGGAACCAATCATGGCGGCAGCCAGAATGGCGAAAATCCAGCCGTATTCTTGTTCGCTCACCTGGTAAATATTCATAAATACATCCGGCGAACCAGAAATATAAGCGAAAGGTGCCGCGGCACCTATGCCACCGGCCAGCATATAGGTCAAAAATTGTGGATTTTTTAAAA
Proteins encoded in this window:
- a CDS encoding Bcr/CflA family multidrug efflux MFS transporter, with product MKNSQNRFGIILILGVLATISPFSIDMYLPGFPALARDLNTTIDHIQLSLTSYLIGIALGQLLYGPLLDRFGRKNPLYAGLLVYVLATVGCAFTNSADTLILMRFVQAIGGCAGMVAALALVRDLFPVSEIAKVLSLQTLVISVSPMIAPTVGGYVTAAFGWQYIFIVLAIIVVLVIIAIYLALPAGRAPDKSISLLPQPVLRNFYSVLKNPQFLTYMLAGGIGAAAPFAYISGSPDVFMNIYQVSEQEYGWIFAILAAAMIGSTQLNTPLLKRFSSEQLLTFALTLQTVVGSLLVIGSLAGWYGKYGLILLIFIFLAGQGLNVPNSSALSLAPFARQAGSASALLGCLRMGAGALASAAVSVLHNQTVLPMVSVMALCAVLGLILLLIGRKQIQSGAGSPADAALVILETEQPIPFKK
- a CDS encoding aldo/keto reductase codes for the protein MSLATATPGESIRLLNDALHQGINYFDTADLYDQGENEKLVGKAFLGKRHQVILATKVGNQWRPDGSGWDWNPRKEYILQAVEGSLQRLQTDYLDLYQLHGGTLDDPIDETMEAFEILKKQGKIRYYGISSIRPNVIREYVKRSQIVSVMMQYSLLDRRPEETVLDLLQGNQIGVLARGGLAQGLLAGKPAKNYLNYSEAEVKKVVEAVKNPLIPNRTATVTTIQYVLDHPAVTSAVLGIRTTNQLQEALHINSSEVLSKEEVRYLKKLLVPNKYEQHR
- a CDS encoding manganese catalase family protein codes for the protein MILKMDRLPIELPTPNNPSPNDAAAVQELLGGKFGEMSTLMNYTFQSFNFRGRKRLRPFYDLICSIAGEEYGHIEAVSYAINLLLTGTTKRGFDPEPGPLKNATDARNTYHFIASGQSSLPVDSMGNFWTGQNVFSSGNLRLDLLHNFFLECGARANKMRVYEMVTDPTAREMVGYLLVRGGLHVVAYARALEHLTGSDVTKLIPVPELSNKAFPETRKYEANGVHRILYTFSQEDYQKAGLVFNGPHPEDGQPLEVRFGAPEGAPAPDLDEEPQLNAPGADDFDPDMFKDIAKKMGIKS